One window from the genome of Gopherus evgoodei ecotype Sinaloan lineage chromosome 2, rGopEvg1_v1.p, whole genome shotgun sequence encodes:
- the RBM12B gene encoding RNA-binding protein 12B, translating into MAVVIRLQGLPVVAGPADIRRFFSGLNIPDGGVHIIGGETGEAFIIFATDEDARRAMSCSGELIKDSPIELFLSSKTEMQNTIEMSRKRFDRGGREPMSGSRRTGGSNSGASGVGNLSNLVAAITKGINKSGYVPSNHPESGFHTNGTRHGDPGIPKSNYNQSRKESLSSDDVYLFLHGIPYSATEDEVRAFFSGLRVEEVIFIKRRNGLNNGDGLVKFATPHGALEGLKRHRQYMGPRFIEISLATEEQWIEHGGRIDMKNEIARYLSKERSPTRGSNYTHSRKHSHSRSPPRRQRTRSRSPRGQEFYLHLRNLHTYLEKKDLRTFFGKLDVSNNQIKFLLDKHQRRTRNAFLMLKNQKDFDIALEHHRMPLFNRPVYIFPISRKSMLKLIESYERKSSQERDRPGQAVSEKSYREGHSGPKMCIYIRNFPFDVTKVEVQKFFAGFAIDEDDVYLLYDDKGVGLGEALVKFKSEEQAMKAESLNRRRFLGTEVLLRLISEEQMQEFGLNVPPSAPSGKMQAYDRGEHSRPAGSPPGQPQGLPMHSFGPPGSFRHPPDVRRPPEDFRGPPPFMDFGGDSEPFGRMDYGNNNMGGFSEGRFMSDPNFSGGSDRVTPIRLKNLPFRATPNEILDFFYGYGVIPESVSIQCNEHGLPSGDAIVAMTNYEEAMAAINELNDRPIGPRKVKLSLL; encoded by the coding sequence ATGGCTGTAGTCATCCGTTTACAGGGGCTTCCTGTTGTTGCGGGTCCTGCAGATATTCGCCGTTTCTTCTCGGGATTGAATATTCCTGATGGAGGAGTGCATATTATTGGAGGAGAAACTGGGGAGGCTTTTATAATATTTGCAACAGATGAAGATGCACGACGTGCCATGAGCTGTTCAGGAGAGCTTATCAAAGACTCCCCTATAGAGCTCTTTCTCAGCAGCAAGACTGAAATGCAAAATACAATAGAAATGAGCCGGAAAAGATTTGATCGTGGGGGAAGAGAACCAATGTCTGGGTCTAGACGAACAGGTGGTAGTAATTCTGGTGCATCAGGTGTTGGGAACCTTTCAAACTTAGTTGCAGCTATTACAAAAGGAATAAATAAATCTGGTTATGTTCCATCAAATCACCCAGAGTCTGGCTTTCATACCAATGGCACAAGACATGGTGATCCAGGTATACCTAAATCAAACTATAACCAGTCAAGAAAGGAGTCACTGAGTTCAGATGATGTTTATTTATTTCTACATGGCATACCGTACTCTGCAACAGAAGATGAAGTACGTGCTTTCTTTTCTGGATTACGAGTAGAGGAAGTGATCTTTATAAAACGTCGCAATGGCCTAAATAATGGTGATGGTTTGGTAAAATTTGCTACACCTCATGGTGCCTTAGAAGGACTTAAACGTCATAGACAATACATGGGTCCAAGATTTATAGAAATAAGTCTAGCTACTGAAGAACAGTGGATTGAACATGGTGGCAGGATAGACATGAAGAATGAGATTGCTCGTTACTTAAGCAAAGAGCGTTCTCCAACAAGAGGTTCAAACTATACTCATTCAAGAAAACATTCTCATTCAAGATCTCCTCCAAGGAGACAAAGAACGCGCTCTCGTTCACCTCGTGGCCAGGAATTTTACTTACACTTAAGAAATCTACATACCTATCTTGAGAAGAAAGATCTGAGAACTTTCTTTGGAAAGCTGGATGTGTCTAACAACCAAATCAAGTTTTTACTGGACAAGCATCAAAGGAGGACAAGAAATGCGTTTTTGATGTTGAAGAATCAGAAAGATTTTGATATTGCTCTGGAACATCACAGGATGCCTCTTTTCAATCGTCCTGTTTACATTTTTCCTATTTCTAGAAAATCTATGTTGAAACTAATTGAGTCATATGAGAGGAAGAGCTCACAAGAAAGAGATCGGCCTGGACAGGCTGTATCGGAAAAAAGTTATCGGGAGGGGCATTCTGGCCCAAAGATGTGCATATATATAAGAAACTTTCCATTTGATGTGACAAAAGTTGAAGTACAAAAGTTCTTTGCAGGGTTTGCTATTGATGAAGATGATGTCTACTTGCTTTATGATGACAAAGGAGTTGGGCTGGGAGAAGCATTGGTAAAATTTAAATCTGAAGAGCAGGCAATGAAAGCAGAAAGTTTAAATCGTCGAAGGTTCTTGGGAACAGAGGTACTACTAAGACTTATATCTGAAGAACAGATGCAGGAGTTTGGTTTAAATGTTCCACCATCAGCACCAAGTGGAAAAATGCAGGCATATGATAGAGGTGAGCATTCCCGTCCAGCTGGTTCACCACCTGGACAACCACAAGGACTACCTATGCACTCATTTGGTCCTCCTGGGAGCTTTAGGCATCCTCCTGATgttagacgacctcctgaggatTTTCGAGGTCCTCCACCTTTTATGGATTTTGGTGGTGATAGTGAACCTTTTGGTAGGATGGATTATGGAAACAATAACATGGGAGGCTTTTCTGAGGGAAGATTTATGTCCGATCCAAATTTCAGTGGTGGTTCTGATCGTGTAACTCCTATTAGATTAAAGAACTTGCCATTCAGAGCCACCCCTAatgaaattttggattttttctatgGCTATGGTGTCATTCCAGAATCTGTTTCTATACAGTGTAATGAACACGGATTACCTTCAGGTGATGCCATTGTTGCTATGACAAATTATGAGGAAGCAATGGCTGCTATTAATGAGCTAAATGATAGACCAATTGGCCCACGTAAAGTTAAGCTAAGCTTGctttaa